The segment CTTTCGGACAGAAGACGGACTCCGCCGTCTTGGATGGCCGGCAGGTCCAGCGCCAGGTCCTTAGCCACGTCGCCCACGAACGAGCCCTTCGGCATCTCCTCAGGAAGCGAGTAGCGCGGCTGCCCCCACGCCGCCTCCCACGCTGTCACCAGGACACACCACAGCAGGGCTCGATTCAGCCGGCACCGCCACCTCCCCGCCACATACATCGTCGCCGCGGAACCGCCGCACTTTCCCCCTCCCACAGGACGATCTGCAGCACGATACAGCTCCCTCTCTGGCTCCTTCCCCGGTTCGCCGCTCCGGGAACTGTCGCCGGCCCCTTCGCCTCGCTGCAACACGGCTCCGCACGGCTCGGACGCTCGCAAACCTACCGACCGCCCCAGCCAGCAGGCCTGCAAGCGAGCAAGCCGGGCCGCAGCGGGCGGGGCTGCCGTCATCGCTCCGGCCTTCCTCTCGTTCCTCTTCGGTCAACAGCGGCGCCCGCAGCCTCCTCCCGGCACTGCAGCTACCCAGCGCCGCTCGCCGCCCTTTCCCACGGGCAGCTCGCGGCGGTGGGACACTCGCCACGGACTCATCGCTTCGCGGCCACCGCGGATCTCCTGCGATGTCTTTTCTCCCTACCGAATTGGAAACACTTTTTGTAACGGTGATATATTATATCTGTTAATATTTCTGAATATAACGTGCAAAATACTGCGACCCTTATCCCATTAGTCCTGCAGCACAATCTCCATCatgatttttaaagctttttgtagCAGTCCTGCTTGAATTACTTTTTCCTCACCCTCTCTGGAAATCAAAGGGGCGCCATACAGCTACATTAATTCCCCACATCCCGACCAACAGAACAAAGCAACAAGGAAGATCCTCCCTCAAAGGGAAAGCGGGGATTTCCGGCATTGCCTTTTCTCTCTAAGCCCTTCTTTTCTTAAACGATGCATGTTATTTCTACCGCACAGGAAAAATGACTTGCTATTGGCGATAGATgggaagtaaaataatttttcgTAATATGATCTGTAGATTATTACGAGTTTCATCCCATTCCTCCAAAATCACGGTCCTCCTCAGGAATCTTTGTAGCAGGCATGCTTGAATCACTCGAACGAGGACAGAAAAACATAACTGGCTCTTCTATACAAAACGTGATATAAACATCGACCGCGCCGCGCAGAACCTGAGATATCAGGCTCAGTAACACCAGCGGGAggcactttgatttttttttcagaaaccacGGTGTAACAGATTGATGCTTACTAGTAACGCATTCATCTAAttctttaatctttattttataGGACACCTTTTCCACCAACTTCTGTACGACGGCACAAGCCCCTGAACTCTGCATGGACCATTTGTAAATGTGCAAATGGACTTCATTCAAGTGCCTAATTGCTCCCATTTTGAGTATTTCACTCTCTATTTACATATATTCTCAGGAAGGGTAGAGCCCTCCCCTTGTAAACAGGCAGACACAACTCTTTCAACAAGTTGCTCGTAGTTGTTCAGTCTAGCATTCCCCTCTCAAGGCGATCAACCAGGTGCAAGCACCTCTCTTtggaaaaaggggagaggaaaacaagACAGGCTCTGAAACGCTAAATGCgctgttttttctcccttgagATCTCATTCTACACTTTCCTTGTGTATGAAAGGCAAGATCAGAACGGGTTAAAAGAGGGAACAACCAAAGGGTATGGAAgaacataaaaacaaaagaaaacaaaacagaacaagaaagagagagagaaataactgCACAAGGAACTCGTAAAAGTCATGCCTGGACAAAATTCATCCGTCTCATTCATGCTGCCGTTTCTGCAGCAGCCCTCACCCAAAAGACGAGAGGGTAAATGTCTGAAAAGGGGAGTATTTAGAACGTAGGACCACCCTCTAACTTCTCCATTCATGGAGCCACACCCACCTTTCCTACGAAAGACAGAATTAACCAGCGGGTTTGTATACAGCTATCAACCAGGACCAACTACAGCcgcttcagaaaaaaagtgaacGGGAAGAAGAAACCTGTAACACCCAGCGTTCAACACACTTTCCCAACTCCGTCGTACAGAACCTTTAATTTACCGCATTCAGCGTTAATAAGTCATTCGACAGTTCTCTCTAAACCTCTTGCCTGAACGTCTGACCACCGAAGAACCAAGAAGTGCCACCGCTTGATTCCTGCTGGGAGTGGAAGGGGTATACCCCATTCCTTCCTTCACGGAGACGAGGATCAGCGCTCCCCAGACACATAGAATTAACGCGTCCCATTACTGCTACCATTTCTGCCATTTCTGCGGCAGCCTGCCACCAAAAGTTGGACAACACTCTCTCCTTTCGCTAGGGATGAAGAACCTGTGACGTTTCCATTAACGGAGCCACATCCACTTTTCCTTTGGGAGTCCAATACCGAACAAACATTAACCAACGGGTTTGTGTCTGGCCATCAAACAGGTACAAGTAAACGTTTTAGGGAAAAATTCGATCACAAAGGAAACATCTCCAACTGCAAGTGCTAACCCCGAGTCTGTCACGCCGAACCGGCGGATCTCGTTCTACACAATAAACATTCGCATGCACCCTTAATAAGTTAGACGACTTCAGGCACCACAAGAATTTGAGACAAAACCTCTTTGCTGAACATCAACATGTGACTATCGAGAAACCAAGGAGTGCTTCTGGTAACGGCCTGCTCTAAATGGAATAAAGTTACCCCaatctttcatttcttcaggGACACAAGGACCAGCACTCCCCATCAACACCAGCGCCCGAAATCCCAGGGGAACAGCCAAGGAGGTTCAGCACAGATCAAGGAAAACAGCGAGAGCGAGAGGGCTTACACACCTGCGGGGCGTCGGTGGGCGGCTCTCCCGCGCCGGCGCTGCTGCTCGGGCTCGGCTTCCCGCAGGGCTCCGCGCCGAGCAGCTCCTCCGCGGGCACGCTGGGCAGCGGTGGCGGCAGCCAAGCGCCCTCGGCCACGGCGCGTGCCGGCGCCACGCACAGGTTGTAGGAGTAGGGCAAGGTGCCCTCGCAGAAGTCGGCCGGGAAGGCGGCGCCGGGCACGGAGAAGCGCTGCGCGCCCAGGCAACGCAGcacggcgggcggcccggcccggcgcagccgcgccagcacGGCCAGCGCCACGCTCAGCAGGAAGAGGGCGGAGAGCAGCGCCAGCGCCAGCACCAGGTAGAACTGCAGCTCGGCCGCCGAGtcggcgcccgccgcccgctcgctcAGCTCCGGCAGCGCCTCCTGCAAGCTCTCGGCCAGCACCACGtgcagcgtggccgtggccgacaGCGCCGGCTGCCCGTGGTCCTTCACCACGGCCACCACACGCTGCTTCGCCGCGTCCCTCTCCGACACGGCCCGCGCCGTCCGCACCTcgccgctgtgcagccccacgcggAACAGCGCCGGCTCCGACGCCTGCACCAGCTCGTACGACAGCCACGCGTTGCGCCCCGCGTCCgcgtccaccgccaccaccttgcccaccagGTAGCCGGCCTCGGCCGAACGCGGCACCACCTCGAACGCCGCCGGCAACGACGACGCTCCCGACCCCGAcgctcccgctcccgccgccgccggccagAGCACCCGCGGCGCGTTGTCGTTGCGGTCCAGCACGAAGACGCGCACCGTGGCCGTGGAGCTCCGCGACGGCGCCCCGCCGTCCTGCGCCCGCACCGCCACCGCGAACTCGCGGCACTGCTCGTAGTCGAAGGAGCGCTGCGCGTacaccgcgccgctccgcgcctccaCCGACACGTAGGGCGCCGcgcccgcgctgccgcccgccaGCCAGTAGCTCACGCGCCCGTTGGCGCCCGCGTCCGCGTCCCGCGCGCGCACGCGCACCACCGGcgcgcccgccgcgttgttctcCGACACGTAGGCGCTGTAGGCCGCCTCCTCGAacaccggcgcgttgtcgttcacgtccgacACCTCCAGCACCAGCGACGCGCGGCTCGACAGCGACGGGCTGCCCCGGTCCCTGGCCACCACCGTCACTCGGTGCTCGGACGCCTGCTCGCGGTCCAGCGCGCTCGCCGTCACCACTTTGTACGACCCCACCGACGACGACACCATCGACAGCGGCGCCTCGCCCGACAGCTCGCACCACACCTGACCGTTCTCCCCGGAGTCACGGTCCCGCACTTTCAACAGGGCCACCACCGTGCCGGCCGGCGCGTCCTCGGGCACCGGGCTCGACACCGACGTCACCGTGATTTcgggcgcgttgtcgttcacgtccagcACCTCCACTTCCACCTTGCAGTGCGCCACCAGACCGCCCCCGTCCCTCGCCTCCACGGCCACGCTGAACGCGCGCGTGTCCTCGAAGTCCAGCGCCTCCTGCAGCCTGATCGTCCCGCTCTCCGCCTCCACCACGAACTTCTGAAGCACCTTGGCCGGCGTTTCCCCGAAGCCGTAGGTGATGCGGGCGTTGGTGCCGGCGTCGGCGTCGGAGGCGGAGACGTTCAGCACCGTCGAGCCCGGCGGCGCGTCCTCGCGCAGGCTTGTGCGGTACCGGTCCTGTGCGAACACGGGTGGGTTGTCGTTGGCGTCCGTGACGTTGATGCAGAGCTGGGCGGTGCCGCTGCGGGGCGGATCGCCGCCGTCCACCGCCGTCAGCACCAGACGCACGCTCTGCTCGCTCTCCCGGTCCAACGCATGGCGCAGCACCAGCTCCGCGAACTTGCTGCCGTCCTGGCTCTCCTTCACCTCCACCTCGAAGTATGCGTTGCTCTCCAGCTCGTAGCCCTGCAGCGAGTTGCTGCCCACGTCCGGGTCTTCCGCTATGCCCAAGTAGAACCGAGCTCCGGGAGGAGTCAACTCGCTGATCTCCAGCTGGAAATTGTCTCGCAGGAAGtgcggcgcgttgtcgttgaCGTCCTGGATGGCCACCTCGACGTGGAAAACGTTGAGCGGGTTCTGCACCAGCGCCTCGAAGCTGACGGAGCAAGAAGCCGACTCGCCGCACATctcctcccggtccagcctcTCGCTCACGTACAGGTTCCCGCTCTCCCCGCTCACCGTGAAGTATTGCTTCTCCGCGCTGAGCCGCAGCTTGCGTGCCGGCAGCTCCGCCGGGCTCAGCCCCAGGTCCCGCGCCAGCGGCCCCACCAGCgagcctctgcccagctcctcggGGATGGCGTACCGGatccgctccgccgccgcccggcagcacAACACCAGCAGCAAAGCGGGCAGCAGCACCGCTCGCCCGACCGCTTGCCGCTGCCTTTGCCTCTGCCTCACCGCCATTCTCGCCAGAGCTCGCCGCGCTCCTCCCTCCTGCCGCTTCCGCGACTCCGGCTCGGGCTGCGGCTTCGGCTCCAGCGCCGCTCCGTGTCGGCCAACAGCGGCACCCGGAGGCGCCGCCACGACACAGCAGCCGGCCCATGCCCGTGCTTCCGGGGGCCGGGCTTTCGGCCGCTTTTCTGTGGCTGTTCCCAGCTTTGGGGTCTCTTCTTTTTACAATCACGAAGCGCGGAGGCACTTGCTTTCTGCAACTCCAAAGACTTTTAAAACTGAGATACGCTGTCAAGTACTTTTAGGTCATCTCCTTGAGTCGCAGTGAATAGTCGGTAGTAACTACTCATGGCAgagtaataaataaatcaacTCAGTTGCTTTTCATAATATCAAGAAGGATCATAAGAGCAATAAAGGGTGTCATATCTTTTCGGCACTCTTTCAGGTATTTCAATTCTGCTTTCCTGATATGGACTACCAAGAAGGAAGGATTCCTGTTTCAGTAATCAATAAGCAATCAGGCACAGAATGAAGCAGAAGGTAGTGCTATCCTTTCATGATGGTCTGGCAAAGGGTTTCAATATTCACTGCATGTCTTTCTGTTGCTCATTGAAATCTGTGATGTTTCGCACTGTCGAATTAAATTTTAGGGAGAAGAATAATCACCCTAAGAAATGTATCACCCTAAAGGCAAGCTGTATAGCGCTATGCTAAGATAGCAGAAaaacaattgcattttttttgtcattcccaaaagttccttctttttttaatctccatcCTTGAGGGGCAGAAATGGGAAAGTGCAAAGCTACGTTGagtctttcatagaatcatagaacggtttgtgTTCCTTTAGAGATGATGGAGTCCATGTCTCTGCCCTGGTAGGCACATCCTTCACGagttcaggttgctcaaagcaccATTACACCTGTCCTTTGACCCTTTCAGTGCTGctgcatccacaacttctctgggcaacctgttccactgcctcaacACTCTCATAAACCACTTCTTCCTTTTGACCATTTGAAACCTatcctcttgcagtttaaaaccattgccccttgtgctGTTAAGAAAGGGCcaggtaaaaagtctttctccagctttcttttaaACCGCctttgtatattaaaaatgtataacaaggtctccccagagccttctgttctgCAAGCTGAAGAACCTCAACTCTTTCAGAGTTCACTTGTCTTCTCTACAACCCATCACAACTGGCAGATTTGACCCTCTCGTATTTGGAAAAATGTCTCCCACAAATATGGAGCCATAAGTATAAACACAATATCATGGGGTCAGTCTTCTGAGAAAGGACAACATATTCTCGTTTACATTCTGCTTCATTTTCCTCACACGTAATATTCTGTCTTAAGTGCCTTTCATGACAGGAAAACCAGGATCACAGAAAAAATGGCACAGGCCTTGGCACCAGGCATGAAATCAAGCCATTGCTCAGACAAAACCACATTAACCCACCTATTTTCCTGGTTCCAAGACAGCCTCTCACCTTCCTTGCTCTACATTCACAACCTTTAGTTACCCCAGAGATAGTATCCCATATTTTGGTTATGTGTCAGCCACAGGAAAAAGAGCATTTCATTTCAGGGAAACACAAGTAAATATTCTAAGGGGCATAAGCGATCTGCAACTCAGTTCAAGAATCGGTCTTAAGTATCAGCTCGTAGACACCATCATGCACATGGGCACTTTGGAAGCTATGTGTCTCTGCAGCCATTAATGCAATGTTTACGTCTACACCTAATAACTAGCATTGTCAGGAAATGCTGTACCAGACATGGCAGGTCATTAAATGAGCAACTGCCTCACACATGTTTCAAATAACAA is part of the Rissa tridactyla isolate bRisTri1 chromosome 11, bRisTri1.patW.cur.20221130, whole genome shotgun sequence genome and harbors:
- the LOC128915994 gene encoding protocadherin gamma-B5-like, yielding MAVRQRQRQRQAVGRAVLLPALLLVLCCRAAAERIRYAIPEELGRGSLVGPLARDLGLSPAELPARKLRLSAEKQYFTVSGESGNLYVSERLDREEMCGESASCSVSFEALVQNPLNVFHVEVAIQDVNDNAPHFLRDNFQLEISELTPPGARFYLGIAEDPDVGSNSLQGYELESNAYFEVEVKESQDGSKFAELVLRHALDRESEQSVRLVLTAVDGGDPPRSGTAQLCINVTDANDNPPVFAQDRYRTSLREDAPPGSTVLNVSASDADAGTNARITYGFGETPAKVLQKFVVEAESGTIRLQEALDFEDTRAFSVAVEARDGGGLVAHCKVEVEVLDVNDNAPEITVTSVSSPVPEDAPAGTVVALLKVRDRDSGENGQVWCELSGEAPLSMVSSSVGSYKVVTASALDREQASEHRVTVVARDRGSPSLSSRASLVLEVSDVNDNAPVFEEAAYSAYVSENNAAGAPVVRVRARDADAGANGRVSYWLAGGSAGAAPYVSVEARSGAVYAQRSFDYEQCREFAVAVRAQDGGAPSRSSTATVRVFVLDRNDNAPRVLWPAAAGAGASGSGASSLPAAFEVVPRSAEAGYLVGKVVAVDADAGRNAWLSYELVQASEPALFRVGLHSGEVRTARAVSERDAAKQRVVAVVKDHGQPALSATATLHVVLAESLQEALPELSERAAGADSAAELQFYLVLALALLSALFLLSVALAVLARLRRAGPPAVLRCLGAQRFSVPGAAFPADFCEGTLPYSYNLCVAPARAVAEGAWLPPPLPSVPAEELLGAEPCGKPSPSSSAGAGEPPTDAPQVCKPSRSRCFP